Proteins encoded within one genomic window of Paludisphaera rhizosphaerae:
- a CDS encoding TolB family protein — protein sequence MSTKLRISILAAALMLTVRGAAGDGPKEDGAPAVKLEQVGPQVTGAVDRMAERLKQGPVEQTPVADRSALFLLDVDKGEVTLIADEPDPGRKYCGSPRWSSDGRRILFDSSPGMVWSKTRLKSIDLTDDRLKVADLGLGNCPSFSPDGKRIAYLVNHGAAPDLKYGVWTMQSDGSDRRRHEVFGIPKWSPDGKQLLIVRFGSPVEMSLMDVESDQVQPIRLPGYKIHSSPSWAGPGTLVAVASSDEGAAVVFLDVTNPSEAKIKEILWKKGDRLDGNPSYPIYSPVTGRCVFVSREPQGMALYSIQRGTFGPPKRLEAQGFDNKIASLEFSPDGRYVLFCSDRLDRRAHAAVGSTLAPIRPTIRTPSTSGRAVEGLVELIR from the coding sequence ATGTCCACGAAGCTTCGGATCTCCATTCTGGCGGCGGCCCTCATGCTGACGGTGCGAGGGGCCGCTGGGGATGGCCCCAAGGAAGACGGCGCGCCCGCCGTGAAGCTCGAACAGGTCGGCCCCCAGGTCACGGGGGCCGTCGATCGCATGGCCGAGCGTCTCAAACAGGGGCCCGTCGAACAGACGCCGGTGGCCGATCGATCCGCCCTGTTCCTCCTCGACGTCGACAAGGGAGAGGTGACGCTGATCGCCGACGAGCCCGACCCGGGCCGCAAGTATTGCGGTTCGCCCCGCTGGTCGAGCGACGGCCGCCGGATTCTCTTCGACTCCTCGCCCGGCATGGTGTGGTCGAAGACCCGGCTGAAATCGATCGATCTGACCGACGATCGCCTGAAGGTCGCCGATCTCGGCCTCGGCAATTGCCCGTCGTTCTCGCCGGACGGCAAGCGTATCGCGTACCTCGTCAACCATGGCGCGGCGCCCGATCTAAAATACGGCGTTTGGACCATGCAGAGCGACGGTTCCGACCGAAGGCGCCACGAGGTGTTCGGCATCCCCAAGTGGTCGCCCGACGGCAAGCAGCTTCTGATCGTGCGTTTCGGCAGCCCCGTCGAGATGAGCCTCATGGACGTTGAGTCCGACCAAGTCCAGCCGATCCGGCTCCCTGGCTACAAGATTCACTCGTCCCCAAGCTGGGCCGGCCCCGGGACGCTCGTCGCGGTCGCAAGCTCCGACGAGGGCGCCGCCGTGGTCTTCCTCGACGTGACCAACCCGAGTGAGGCGAAGATCAAGGAGATCCTCTGGAAGAAGGGGGACCGGCTGGACGGCAATCCGTCGTACCCGATCTACTCGCCCGTCACCGGACGTTGCGTCTTCGTCTCCCGGGAGCCGCAGGGGATGGCGCTCTACTCGATCCAGCGGGGGACCTTCGGCCCGCCGAAACGATTGGAGGCGCAGGGCTTCGACAACAAAATCGCCAGCCTCGAATTCTCGCCCGACGGCCGATACGTCCTCTTCTGCAGCGACCGTCTCGATCGCCGGGCCCACGCCGCCGTTGGGTCGACCCTCGCCCCGATCCGGCCGACGATCAGGACGCCCTCGACGTCCGGTCGCGCCGTCGAAGGCCTCGTCGAGCTGATCCGTTGA
- a CDS encoding PEP-CTERM sorting domain-containing protein has protein sequence MRYCGLFGSAFLALALGLNLGGDVRASFIVNMTQVGNDVVATGSGSINYTGLSLTFTGQTVAEIIPQSSFVLIGGVGGGSFTPMNIYSGVSASPASFGSGGMALASNSSGDLAGIYAPLRELFLPVGYTSGASLTSSAVWTGQTLASLGLTTGTYTWTWGSGANADSYTLIVGGTAAVPEPASLAMLGLGGLTVLGRVRRFRAKDAMNRP, from the coding sequence ATGCGATATTGTGGTCTTTTCGGATCGGCGTTTCTGGCCTTGGCCCTCGGCCTCAATCTTGGCGGGGACGTCCGCGCGAGCTTCATTGTCAACATGACGCAGGTGGGCAACGACGTGGTCGCCACCGGGAGCGGGAGCATCAACTACACCGGGCTGAGCCTCACGTTCACAGGGCAGACCGTGGCGGAAATCATCCCTCAGAGCTCCTTCGTGCTGATCGGGGGCGTCGGAGGCGGTTCTTTCACTCCCATGAACATCTATTCTGGTGTGAGCGCCAGCCCGGCGAGCTTCGGCAGCGGTGGGATGGCCTTGGCGTCGAACAGCTCCGGCGACCTGGCCGGAATCTACGCCCCGCTGAGGGAACTCTTCCTACCCGTCGGCTACACTTCTGGCGCCTCGCTGACCTCCAGCGCTGTTTGGACCGGCCAAACGCTGGCAAGCCTGGGGCTGACGACTGGAACATACACCTGGACTTGGGGAAGTGGGGCCAACGCGGATTCGTACACCCTGATCGTCGGCGGAACCGCCGCCGTCCCTGAGCCCGCCAGTCTGGCAATGCTCGGACTGGGCGGCCTCACCGTCCTGGGACGTGTAAGGCGTTTTCGAGCCAAGGATGCTATGAACAGGCCGTGA
- a CDS encoding response regulator transcription factor, which translates to MKSRNLRAEDWRDLLRLAGECRELGDDPIGWRRHLIEALCGLTDAHLGFAGEMEGCRTLQHKDLGMVPWMRSGTVGPERIGAAVEDFRGDSTHVPAMLDYFRRDPIPEGTCLGCPEVFDDRSWYASDDYRVVFEPCGFDQTLWCFRPILGAGHDQNTGIVLVRAKGGRPFESRLLFLVREAHAAIAPMIGGPLARFADPSPMHLPQRARPVLACLLEGDGDKQIAARLGLSVHTVNEYTKAIYRHFGVRSRPELLARWIRRGWTSSSFESRPM; encoded by the coding sequence ATGAAATCCAGGAACTTGCGAGCGGAGGATTGGCGAGACCTCCTCCGCCTTGCGGGCGAATGCCGGGAACTCGGCGACGACCCGATCGGCTGGCGGCGGCATCTGATTGAGGCGCTTTGCGGTCTGACCGATGCGCACCTCGGCTTCGCGGGTGAAATGGAGGGATGCCGTACCCTGCAGCACAAGGATCTAGGCATGGTCCCCTGGATGCGAAGCGGGACCGTCGGGCCGGAACGAATCGGGGCGGCGGTCGAGGACTTTCGCGGCGATTCGACCCACGTCCCGGCCATGCTCGATTACTTTCGGCGCGACCCGATTCCCGAAGGAACCTGCCTGGGATGCCCCGAGGTCTTCGATGATCGGTCCTGGTACGCCTCCGACGATTACCGGGTCGTTTTCGAGCCGTGCGGGTTTGATCAGACTCTCTGGTGTTTCCGCCCGATCCTCGGCGCGGGTCACGACCAGAACACCGGCATCGTCCTCGTCCGTGCGAAGGGGGGCCGGCCGTTCGAGTCCCGGCTCTTGTTCCTCGTGCGCGAGGCGCACGCCGCGATCGCCCCGATGATCGGCGGCCCGCTCGCCCGCTTCGCCGACCCCTCGCCGATGCACCTCCCGCAGAGGGCCCGGCCGGTGCTCGCCTGCCTCCTCGAAGGAGACGGCGACAAGCAGATCGCGGCTCGCCTGGGGCTGAGCGTCCACACCGTCAACGAATACACCAAGGCGATCTACCGACACTTCGGCGTCCGCAGCCGCCCTGAACTCCTCGCCCGATGGATCCGCCGGGGCTGGACCTCCTCGTCGTTCGAGTCACGACCCATGTGA